The following are encoded together in the Triticum dicoccoides isolate Atlit2015 ecotype Zavitan chromosome 6B, WEW_v2.0, whole genome shotgun sequence genome:
- the LOC119321799 gene encoding uncharacterized protein LOC119321799 isoform X2 — protein MGPIPPLPAPPLHHPRAHGPHCRCLGRPRGHCLRHPAHHAPRPPTPSPGAVMLLFEGPFGTILHTGDCRLTSHCVRKLLLKLEANLCPLDTVYLDLTFPKFLEFPSKESAIQQVIACISKHSRAPFIYLGCQRLGQEEILKEVSRSFRSKIYVDKGLYLDCFNTLSHIVPEIITDDPTSRFQVLPVQSKELNKIATEKLEEARASDQPEPLFIRPSAWRYSNAYVQNRKPSLTEAEQDGNVWRVCFSNHSSGNELERALQLLQPQWVISTTPPNLASELSYVRRRYLSHTTQGHAPSSICFRTTSLCPVEADYDNFIRGKEDYEYFIRGIPSQGQRSPRVVQIEETWVDHRTFGLSMGVNGYISKNVINMMCKAIMSEQRDAHFLKHVFNSELGKMLQDPSTCRESISNYLPKPNQGFKPENMDAVFVPLLNCKTWYLLVANFWKRRFEVLSPMGCTDKLITQAQFIVCNFREAFHSAYPQLHTVMIKDMDITFHTISNSHNESNSGIFIMKTLDLYDGEKHIFFNDSDAKGLREHLALYLLHHKYNEMPHRHVQGLVGP, from the exons ATGGGGCCCATCCCGCCGCTACCGGCGCCACCGCTTCATCACCCACGCGCACACGGACCACATTGCCGATGCCTGGGCCGGCCCCGGGGACACTGTCTACGCCACCCAGCTCACCATGCGCCTCGCCCTCCAACGCCATCCCCAG GAGCGGTTATGTTGCTGTTCGAGGGTCCATTTGGTACCATACTGCACACGGGGGACTGTCGGCTCACATCACATTGTGTACGGAAATTGCTACTGAAATTGGAAGCAAATCTTTGCCCGTTGGACACTGTGTACTTGGACTTGACATTTCCCAAATTTCTCGAATTTCCGAGCAAGGAGTCGGCGATTCAGCAG GTTATAGCTTGCATATCGAAGCATTCACGTGCACCTTTCATTTATCTCGGATGTCAAAGACTTGGCCAAGAAGAGATCTTAAAAGAGGTGTCAAGGTCATTTAGATCGAAAATCTATGTTGATAAGGGACTGTACTTGGATTGTTTTAACACATTGTCACACATTGTCCCTGAAATAATCACTGATGATCCAACTAGTCGCTTCCAG GTACTGCCAGTTCAATCCAAGGAGCTAAATAAGATAGCAACCGAGAAGCTCGAAGAGGCAAGGGCTAGCGATCAGCCAGAACCTTTATTTATTCGTCCTTCAGCATGGCGGTATTCCAATGCCTATGTTCAAAACCGGAAACCCAGCCTAACAGAAGCTGAGCAGGATGGTAATGTATGGCGTGTTTGTTTCTCCAATCACTCCTCTGGTAATGAATTAGAGCGGGCACTGCAACTCCTCCAGCCTCAATGGGTCATTTCAACCACTCCCCCAAATTTGGCGAGTGAACTGAGTTATGTAAGGAGACGCTATTTATCACACACAACACAGGGACATGCGCCATCAAGCATCTGTTTCCGCACAACATCCCTATGTCCGGTTGAGGCAGACTATGATAATTTTATTCGAGGGAAGGAAGACTATGAATATTTTATTCGAGGAATACCGTCTCAAGGGCAGAG AAGCCCTAGAGTTGTGCAGATAGAAGAAACATGGGTGGACCATAGGACATTTGGACTATCAATGGGTGTGAACGGTTATATATCAAAAAATGTTATCAACATGATGTGCAAAGCTATCATGTCAGAACAGCGTGATGCACATTTCTTGAAGCATGTTTTTAATTCCGAGCTTGGA AAAATGCTTCAAGACCCCTCCACATGCCGAGAAAGCATTTCAAACTACCTACCTAAGCCCAATCAGGGATTCAAACCCGAAAACATGGATGCA GTTTTTGTACCATTGCTAAATTGCAAGACTTGGTACCTACTTGTAGCAAATTTTTGGAAGAGACGGTTCGAGGTATTGAGTCCAATGGGGTGCACTGACAAATTGATAACACAAGCACAGTTTATTGTATGCAACTTTCGGGAAGCTTTCCATAGTGCATATCCTCAGCTCCATACCGTAATGATCAAAGACATGGATATTACCTTCCATACCATATCAAACTCACACAACGA ATCCAATAGTGGTATATTTATCATGAAGACACTAGATTTATACGATGGAGAGAAACATATCTTCTTTAACGAT TCTGACGCCAAAGGACTCCGTGAACACTTGGCATTATATTTGTTGCACCACAAGTATAATGAGATGCCCCACAGACATGTACAAGGTCTAGTGGGTCCCTAA
- the LOC119321799 gene encoding uncharacterized protein LOC119321799 isoform X1: MGPIPPLPAPPLHHPRAHGPHCRCLGRPRGHCLRHPAHHAPRPPTPSPAGAGKFVEMEVGKRWVVDDPDGAFSVTAYDANHCAGAVMLLFEGPFGTILHTGDCRLTSHCVRKLLLKLEANLCPLDTVYLDLTFPKFLEFPSKESAIQQVIACISKHSRAPFIYLGCQRLGQEEILKEVSRSFRSKIYVDKGLYLDCFNTLSHIVPEIITDDPTSRFQVLPVQSKELNKIATEKLEEARASDQPEPLFIRPSAWRYSNAYVQNRKPSLTEAEQDGNVWRVCFSNHSSGNELERALQLLQPQWVISTTPPNLASELSYVRRRYLSHTTQGHAPSSICFRTTSLCPVEADYDNFIRGKEDYEYFIRGIPSQGQRSPRVVQIEETWVDHRTFGLSMGVNGYISKNVINMMCKAIMSEQRDAHFLKHVFNSELGKMLQDPSTCRESISNYLPKPNQGFKPENMDAVFVPLLNCKTWYLLVANFWKRRFEVLSPMGCTDKLITQAQFIVCNFREAFHSAYPQLHTVMIKDMDITFHTISNSHNESNSGIFIMKTLDLYDGEKHIFFNDSDAKGLREHLALYLLHHKYNEMPHRHVQGLVGP, translated from the exons ATGGGGCCCATCCCGCCGCTACCGGCGCCACCGCTTCATCACCCACGCGCACACGGACCACATTGCCGATGCCTGGGCCGGCCCCGGGGACACTGTCTACGCCACCCAGCTCACCATGCGCCTCGCCCTCCAACGCCATCCCCAG CTGGAGCGGGTAAGTTTGTGGAAATGGAGGTGGGAAAGAGGTGGGTGGTGGACGACCCTGACGGCGCCTTTTCCGTCACCGCCTACGATGCCAATCACTGCGCTG GAGCGGTTATGTTGCTGTTCGAGGGTCCATTTGGTACCATACTGCACACGGGGGACTGTCGGCTCACATCACATTGTGTACGGAAATTGCTACTGAAATTGGAAGCAAATCTTTGCCCGTTGGACACTGTGTACTTGGACTTGACATTTCCCAAATTTCTCGAATTTCCGAGCAAGGAGTCGGCGATTCAGCAG GTTATAGCTTGCATATCGAAGCATTCACGTGCACCTTTCATTTATCTCGGATGTCAAAGACTTGGCCAAGAAGAGATCTTAAAAGAGGTGTCAAGGTCATTTAGATCGAAAATCTATGTTGATAAGGGACTGTACTTGGATTGTTTTAACACATTGTCACACATTGTCCCTGAAATAATCACTGATGATCCAACTAGTCGCTTCCAG GTACTGCCAGTTCAATCCAAGGAGCTAAATAAGATAGCAACCGAGAAGCTCGAAGAGGCAAGGGCTAGCGATCAGCCAGAACCTTTATTTATTCGTCCTTCAGCATGGCGGTATTCCAATGCCTATGTTCAAAACCGGAAACCCAGCCTAACAGAAGCTGAGCAGGATGGTAATGTATGGCGTGTTTGTTTCTCCAATCACTCCTCTGGTAATGAATTAGAGCGGGCACTGCAACTCCTCCAGCCTCAATGGGTCATTTCAACCACTCCCCCAAATTTGGCGAGTGAACTGAGTTATGTAAGGAGACGCTATTTATCACACACAACACAGGGACATGCGCCATCAAGCATCTGTTTCCGCACAACATCCCTATGTCCGGTTGAGGCAGACTATGATAATTTTATTCGAGGGAAGGAAGACTATGAATATTTTATTCGAGGAATACCGTCTCAAGGGCAGAG AAGCCCTAGAGTTGTGCAGATAGAAGAAACATGGGTGGACCATAGGACATTTGGACTATCAATGGGTGTGAACGGTTATATATCAAAAAATGTTATCAACATGATGTGCAAAGCTATCATGTCAGAACAGCGTGATGCACATTTCTTGAAGCATGTTTTTAATTCCGAGCTTGGA AAAATGCTTCAAGACCCCTCCACATGCCGAGAAAGCATTTCAAACTACCTACCTAAGCCCAATCAGGGATTCAAACCCGAAAACATGGATGCA GTTTTTGTACCATTGCTAAATTGCAAGACTTGGTACCTACTTGTAGCAAATTTTTGGAAGAGACGGTTCGAGGTATTGAGTCCAATGGGGTGCACTGACAAATTGATAACACAAGCACAGTTTATTGTATGCAACTTTCGGGAAGCTTTCCATAGTGCATATCCTCAGCTCCATACCGTAATGATCAAAGACATGGATATTACCTTCCATACCATATCAAACTCACACAACGA ATCCAATAGTGGTATATTTATCATGAAGACACTAGATTTATACGATGGAGAGAAACATATCTTCTTTAACGAT TCTGACGCCAAAGGACTCCGTGAACACTTGGCATTATATTTGTTGCACCACAAGTATAATGAGATGCCCCACAGACATGTACAAGGTCTAGTGGGTCCCTAA
- the LOC119321799 gene encoding protein artemis-like isoform X3 — protein MGPIPPLPAPPLHHPRAHGPHCRCLGRPRGHCLRHPAHHAPRPPTPSPAGAGKFVEMEVGKRWVVDDPDGAFSVTAYDANHCAGAVMLLFEGPFGTILHTGDCRLTSHCVRKLLLKLEANLCPLDTVYLDLTFPKFLEFPSKESAIQQVIACISKHSRAPFIYLGCQRLGQEEILKEVSRSFRSKIYVDKGLYLDCFNTLSHIVPEIITDDPTSRFQVLPVQSKELNKIATEKLEEARASDQPEPLFIRPSAWRYSNAYVQNRKPSLTEAEQDGNVWRVCFSNHSSGNELERALQLLQPQWVISTTPPNLASELSYVRRRYLSHTTQGHAPSSICFRTTSLCPVEADYDNFIRGKEDYEYFIRGIPSQGQRKCFKTPPHAEKAFQTTYLSPIRDSNPKTWMQFLYHC, from the exons ATGGGGCCCATCCCGCCGCTACCGGCGCCACCGCTTCATCACCCACGCGCACACGGACCACATTGCCGATGCCTGGGCCGGCCCCGGGGACACTGTCTACGCCACCCAGCTCACCATGCGCCTCGCCCTCCAACGCCATCCCCAG CTGGAGCGGGTAAGTTTGTGGAAATGGAGGTGGGAAAGAGGTGGGTGGTGGACGACCCTGACGGCGCCTTTTCCGTCACCGCCTACGATGCCAATCACTGCGCTG GAGCGGTTATGTTGCTGTTCGAGGGTCCATTTGGTACCATACTGCACACGGGGGACTGTCGGCTCACATCACATTGTGTACGGAAATTGCTACTGAAATTGGAAGCAAATCTTTGCCCGTTGGACACTGTGTACTTGGACTTGACATTTCCCAAATTTCTCGAATTTCCGAGCAAGGAGTCGGCGATTCAGCAG GTTATAGCTTGCATATCGAAGCATTCACGTGCACCTTTCATTTATCTCGGATGTCAAAGACTTGGCCAAGAAGAGATCTTAAAAGAGGTGTCAAGGTCATTTAGATCGAAAATCTATGTTGATAAGGGACTGTACTTGGATTGTTTTAACACATTGTCACACATTGTCCCTGAAATAATCACTGATGATCCAACTAGTCGCTTCCAG GTACTGCCAGTTCAATCCAAGGAGCTAAATAAGATAGCAACCGAGAAGCTCGAAGAGGCAAGGGCTAGCGATCAGCCAGAACCTTTATTTATTCGTCCTTCAGCATGGCGGTATTCCAATGCCTATGTTCAAAACCGGAAACCCAGCCTAACAGAAGCTGAGCAGGATGGTAATGTATGGCGTGTTTGTTTCTCCAATCACTCCTCTGGTAATGAATTAGAGCGGGCACTGCAACTCCTCCAGCCTCAATGGGTCATTTCAACCACTCCCCCAAATTTGGCGAGTGAACTGAGTTATGTAAGGAGACGCTATTTATCACACACAACACAGGGACATGCGCCATCAAGCATCTGTTTCCGCACAACATCCCTATGTCCGGTTGAGGCAGACTATGATAATTTTATTCGAGGGAAGGAAGACTATGAATATTTTATTCGAGGAATACCGTCTCAAGGGCAGAG AAAATGCTTCAAGACCCCTCCACATGCCGAGAAAGCATTTCAAACTACCTACCTAAGCCCAATCAGGGATTCAAACCCGAAAACATGGATGCA GTTTTTGTACCATTGCTAA